From the genome of Treponema peruense:
AGGGACTGAATAGGCGTCTACCTTGTCAAACTGGTCCTGCTGCAAAAAGCCGTTTTTAATCAGTTCACATGCAGTAAGAACAAGACGGTCTGCATCGGGAAGAGCATCTGCACCAATAAGACGCACTATCTGCTGGAGGCGCTGCTCTCTTTTAAGAAGATCCAGTGCCTGAACACGGATTGAAGCCCAGCGCGGATCAAATTTATCCCACCAGGAACGAATCTCATCTGCATATTCTGAATAGGAATCTATCCATCCGATGGCAGGATAATGGCGTGCATTGGCAAGTTCGCGGTCCAAAGCCCAGAAACATCTGATAAACCGTTTTGTATGCTGGGTAACAGGTTCAGAAAAATCTCCTCCAGGAGGCGAAACTGCACCGATTACAGAAACAGAACCTTCTTTTCCGCACAGGCTGTCTACGCGACCGGCACGTTCGTAAAATTCTGCAAGTCTTGTAGGAAGATATGCAGGGAATCCTTCTTCGGCAGGCATTTCTTCCATACGTCCTGAAAGTTCGCGCAATGCTTCTGCCCAACGGCTGGTAGAGTCTGCCATGATTGCAACATGCATTCCCATATCGCGGTAATATTCGGCAAGTGTAATTCCAGAATAAAGCGAAACTTCACGGGCAGCAACAGGCATATTTGATGTGTTTGCGATAAGAATGGTTCTTTCCATAAGGGAACGGCCTGTTCTTGGGTCAATCAGTTTTGGAAAGTCCGTAAGAACATCGGTCATTTCGTTTCCGCGTTCACCGCATCCTATGTAAACGATAAGATCAGCGTCGCACCATTTTGCTATGGCATGCTGGGTCATAGTTTTTCCTGTACCGAATCCGCCCGGAATAGCAGCAGTGCCACCCTTGCTTAAAGGAAAGAAAACATCTATAACCCTAAGTCCTGTTACCAGAGGCTGTGAAACTTCGAGTTTGTGTGCAAAAGGTCTTGGTTTTCTGAGCGGCCAGTACTGTGACATTGTAATTTTTTCATCAAGTTCTGTCGTTGCAATAACTTCGTCTACAGTATAAGACCCCTTTCCTGCAAATGAAGAAAGAACGCGGCCTCTTATTGTGGGAGGAACCATAATCTTATGAAGAACAGAGCCTGTTTCCTGTACTGTACCCAAAACCATTCCCGGGGCAATGGAAGAGCCTTCTTTTATTTCTGAACCGTCAGAAGGATGCTGTGCCGGGGTAAAGTCCCACTTGCGTTTTGTGTCAATTGCATCTGTACGCTGGCCAGGAAGCAGAAAAGCACCACCGCTTTCGTACATTTCCTTAAGCGGGCGCTGGATTCCGTCGTAAATTGTTCCGACAAGTCCAGGTCCAAGTTTAAGGGACAAAGGCCTTTCGTTGCTTACTACGCGTTCACCTACATGCATTCCCGAAACGTCTTCGTAAACCTGGATTGTGGCATTTCCTTCACTCTGGCGGATTATTTCACCGATAAGTTTTTTTTCGCCTACATCAACAACGTCGTAGAGTCCGCAGCCGTCCAGTCCTTCGGCATAAACAATAGGTCCGCTTATTCTTGTTATTTTACCTTCAATCATTCCGGAAGCCTCCCGCAAAAGAGAGCCAAAGAAAGCTCCTCACTTTTTTCATCAAGCATTTCTTTTATTATCTCGTCAAGTGTAAGTCGGCATTTTATTTTTGAATCATCAGTAGAAAGAATAATTCCTTCCCTTCTTGAAAATCCCTTTACGGCTTCGTCGCGCAAAAGTATTTCTTTTCCTTCAGAACAGCCGGCAAGATTTTCACCGAATTTGTCTTTAAGCATTTTTTCTGCCGCAGTCTTATCGAAACCAACAACGACTGCATTGATTTTTTTACCTTCAAGTATTTTTTTTGTGCGTTCAATCATGGTTCCGATTATTTCCAGATGCTTTTCTGCGTCAAGTGAATCAAAATACAAATTCATAGACTCAATAACGCTGTTATAAACAAAACTTACAAGACACCTCTGTTTTTCAAGGGGAAGCGAAGCATTTAAGTTTTTTTCATAAGAGCGCATTTTTTCCTGAGACGCTTTTTTTGCAGCTTCTGCGGCCAGTTCAAGTCTGGCTTCAACACCGTCAATAAGAGACGCTGCCGTTTTCTGAGCCTCAGAAAGAACACGGGCCGCTTTTTTTGTACTGTCGGCCCTGATTTCTTTATCAAGAACTTCTGTTGAACGTAATTCTTCCATTTTATATTTTCCGACTGCTAAACCTGAATTCCTACAGCCTCACGAATGGCATCGGTAAGAGTCTTGCGACCCTCGATATGCCCTCCAAGACCTGGAATTTCCACAATAAGAGGAGACGAGCCCTTCATCTGCCAATCCCGGACTTCCGGAGACAGCATGTCAGACACATCCTCTGTAAGAATGAGAACTTTGGGTCTGTCCTGTTCCGCCGGAGAATCAACAGAAGCAGACTGCCCTGTAACGCGCATAAACGCATTCAAAGCTTCGCTCCGGTTGACTGCGGTTTGTCCTTTAACGCCTACAAGCATAAAGGCAAGGACAATTTCCCGTTCTCCTATGACAAAATACTCCAAAAGAAAATCCTTCCAGCGGACGGCTTACATTATTATAATGAAAAGCGCAACAAGGAATCCCCAAAGACAGATACCTTCTGCAAGACCTACAAACGGAAGAGCCTTTCCTGAAAGTTCCGCATTTTCGCTCATGGCACCCATAGCAGCAGCACCAATCTTTCCGACAGCTGCACCACCACCGATACATGCAATGCCTACAGCAACAGCAGCTGCAATGTATTTGATGGAAGAGCCGATGTCTGATTTTTCTGCCGGAGCCTGAGTCTCAACAGTCTGCTCTGCGGCAGCTTCTGTCTGGGCCGGTTCTGCAGTCTGTGCAAAAATTCCTGCAACGCATACAGCCATCATCATAGACAAAACAAGTAAAAACTTCCTGCTCATAAAAATACCTCTTATTTTATAAATCGGCCTGCTCAAAAGAACAAAACCGTTATTAACAAAATTACGCCTGAACCGCCGACTTGTATTCAAAGCGGAACGGCTTAAATTCCCTTCCTGTTTCTGAAAAGAATTTGCTGAAGAATTCATAATACTGAAGTCTTACAACCTGAATGGCAACAATCATTCCTTCAAGAACAATAACAATTCCATTACCGATTATTGAAACCAGAATACCACCTGCCGGCGGAACAATTTCTACCATCATTTCGATAATATAACCGAGAACCGCATGTGCAAGGGCAAAGGCACCTACACGCAGGAAACTTACGGTATTTGAAAGATATGAAGAAATTACTTCGATAATTTCAACAATGGCAGCAATTACCGCGCTGAACAGTCCGTTTTCAAGAACAGGGCGCTCACCGTCAACCAGACGTTCAAAAGGTTCACCGAAGGCAGTAAGGAAAAGTGAAACACCCATGACAATCCAGTCATAAAGCGCAGGAGAATGTCCAAACAGCGCAACTCTTACGGCAAATACAATGACATACCAGAAGAAAATTGCGCCCGTAAGTCCGGTTTTTCCAAATACAGCCTTACCCTTTTTGCCCAGCGCAAACTGGTTGATAATATTGATGATAATTCCGCAGGTATTGATAACAAAACCGACAGCAATCGTAAATCCAAAGAACATAAACATGCGCTTTATTGATTCGGGATTGCCTGAAGGCATAAGTTCAAGAATAGTATCGCGCGGTGTTCCAAAAAGACCTGTAACCCAGCGTGAGAAAGGAACAAGAACCGTTGCGTTTGCAAAGAATTCGCCGGTAAGAAGGCCCATTATTGTACTGCTTACACCAATGCTTATAAAAACAAGTGCAAACTTTTCCCAGCCGGCAAGTTTTACAACCTTACAGGCCATAAGAATTCCCAGAATAAGGAACACAAATCCCTGGCCTGCATCACCGAACATAATTCCAAAAAGAACTGTAAAGAAAATTGCAACAAAAGGAGTCGGGTCAACCGTTCCGTACAAAGGTGAACCGTAACTGAAAATAAGACGTTCAAAACTACTTATAAGTTTTCCGTGCTTAAGCTGAACAGGAACCTTTTCTTGGCCAGAAGCAACAGATTCAACTTCGTGCGGAAGAAATTCCCTTATTCCGGTGTGGCCTTTTGTAAGTTCATCCAGATCCTTCATAACCTGTCTGCTTTCATAAGCCGGAATCCAGCCTGTAATCCTGTAAACAAATTCAGTTGACTCAAGGTTTCCTTCAACTGCATGAATCTGGCTTCCAACAGAATAAACCTGAAGAAGATGAAGAAGTTCCTTTTTGTGTGTTTCGGCAAAATTCTTTCTTTCTTCCTGTATTTCAGAAAGCTTCTGTACAGCCTCTGTCTTTTTGTTTTTAAGCGAAATAAGTACATCTTCAGGAATTCCCTTGAAATCCTTAGGAACAGAAAGTTCAACAAAGCCGAATTCCTTTAAATCTGCATCAAGGGCAAAACGCGCTTTTTTTGATGAAGCCGCAAGAATTCTTGAACCGTCATCGCCGAGTTTGACGATTGTTGCACGCGCACCAACTTTTTCCTTAAGGGCATCAAATTTTGCCGGATCAATCTTTCCTATTCTGAGCGTCAGAAATGACAGGGATTCAAGTTCTGAATAAGACACTTTAAGGTTTGAAAAAGCCTGTGCTTCAGAATAGTCAGAAGTCACGCGCCTAAGCATTTCAGAAGCTTCCACTTCTTTTTTATGAAGTTCCTCTACAGAGTCAATAATTTTTACTGCTTCACTTTCATCTTCTGTACTCGGAACAGAAAGTTTTTCTTTATACTCCGTCAGGTCGGGAATATCCAGTGCTGTTCTGACCTGCTCAAGCCGGCTGAAAATTGCACCGTCAGGATTCAGATGTTCCCCCGAAGAAGCCGAAGCACCGGTCAAATCCTGCTGAAACTGGAATTCGCCGAGTTCGCCAAGATATTTGAGAACTGCATGAATATCTTCCCTAAGAACCATCAGTTCGACAAGTCTCATTGCAGTTGTTCTAGCCATTTTTCACCTCCGAAATTCCGGCCATCTGCATAGCCTGAATGGAACTTATATTCAGTCGAAGACTTTCCGACGCCATACGGATATTGTCAAGTTCATTTCTCTTTATGATAAACCAGCAGACAAGTGGACATTCTGTAAACGGATGCCTGTGAAAAAGACGCCTCGCCCGCTCCAGATAAACATGTTTGTATGCATTGGAAATCCATCTTGCATCCACAGTCCAAACAACACCTTCTTCATGCGGGTTCAAAAGTTCTGCATACTTCCAGTTTTTCCATGATTCCCAGTCGTCTGTATCCTTGTCTATAATTTCTAATGCAGAAAGAACAAGCGGGTCGTTTTCTGACTTTTCATCAGTTGAATAAATAAGATTGTCAAGAATTTCTTCCCTTGACATATCGTAATAAAGCTTAAGACGCAAAGCCCAGAGTGCATTGTTCATATTAAGCTTGTCACCGATAAGATTTTTCAAGTCACTTCTGCATTCAGAGTCAATATGCCTGAGGGAATTCCACAAAGACTGCGTATACTGGCAGTCAAGTTTGTAATCAAGATTTTTCTGCTCCGAAAGTTCGGGAACAGTATTATACCACTCAAGCGGCCCGCCGCAGGTAATTGCAGCAAGATCAGGCCATTTTGAATAGTCAATCAGGTTGAACGGAGCAATTGACTGGTAAGACGGAATTTTCTTTTCTTTAAGACAGAGCGCGGCAGCAAATTCCTTTAAATTGTCGTAGTCATAAAAACTGAGCAGGGAAAGAAGAACGGGGGACGGCTTTGAATAATTCTGAAGAAGACTTTTGAAGTCGCTTATAAACTTGTCTGCGGCTTGTTTTTCAAGAGCCTTGGCAAAAAGTGTTTCCGGAACAGCCGGAATTTCCTTTTTAAAAAGAAGAGTCCACAATTCCTGCAGGGACTTTGCCGAAAACAGGCGTTCAGAACGTGCACCTACAAAAGACCTGGCCAGCATTCCGCTCGCCTTTGCGTAAACATAAGAATCAGCGGCAGACTTATCCATTGCCATAAGCAGCCCTTAGGAAAACAGAATCGAATCCATAAAGGAATCGAATGCTTTTGTATCTTTTTTTGATGATAAAAGAGAATTTTTATAATCTTCCATAGATTTGGCATGTTCCGAATCTATGCGGGTCTTTTCAGAAGTCTCGGAAACTTCAATTCCAGAAACAACAGACTTGTATCTTTCTGCAAATTTGGACTCGGCAAGTGCGCGGGCCTCTGCAATTTTTCTGTCTGCTTCTTTCTGTGCATCGAGCAAAGTAATAGAGGCTTCATGCTCCACGTCCAGAAGATGCTGTATTACATCAACTTCTGCAGCCATCTTATACCTCCCTGATTCCGGTAAATGAACTACCGCAGCCAAACTAATGTTCAGCTTTTATCAAACCCACAAAGAAAATCATAAACATCCTGCGCGGATTTTTTCTCTTCGATATTTTTTGAAAATTCAGGATTCTGCAGGGCTGAAGCCAAATCCTTAAGGACTTTAAGATGAAGATCATCTTCGTTTTCGCCGCACAAAACCATAAAAACAAGATGCACGGGAGAACCGTCAAGCGATTCATAGTCAATTCCAGAACGGCTTATTCCCAAAGCACCTATACACCCTTTTACAGACGCACATGTACCGTGGGGAACCGCAATTCCGTGCATGATTCCCGTACTCATTTTTGACTCTCTTTCATGAAGAGCAGAAAGAACCTTATTTCTGTCCAGACCAGGATTTGCAGACACAAGAGCCTGAGTCATTTCCTCAAACAGTTCGTCCTTATCCTCACTTTCCAAATTGAGTAAAATGCACTCTTTAGAAAAAATCCGGGACAAAATCATTATGCTCTCCGATTATTCGGTCTTTTTGGCAGAAGGATCACTGATTGTCTGCTGTGGAACTTCATTTTCGAGTTCCTGATCAATCCAGTTTGAATCTGAAGAAGAAGCTGTTTCTTCTGCACCCTGAACCTGAACAGCGGCATCATCAAGACTTGCCCTTGCAGGAGCCTTATTCAGAAGAGAGAGAGAGAATGCAACAATAAAGAAAAGGGCAACAAAAACGCCCGTCGTCTTTGTAAGCACACTGGCTGAATGCGCACCGAACGCAGCACTCTGTCCGCCGCCGAACGCACTTCCCATACCGTTGTTATCTTCGTTCTGCACGAGTACAAGCAATACCAGTAATACACAAATAATAACAAATGCCACAAGCAGGATTGTTCTTACAACACCCATTTTTTTACTCCAGAGTCCGTACTATTACGGAAAAATCATTTTGTACATTCCATAATACCGTAATATCATGTTATAGTCAATTAATGCAACCTCTAAAAAACACACTAAGGCTGCCTCACTTTTTTGGACCCTGTATTTTTATTTTCCCTTGTATTTGAGGACAATGACGGTAAGGTCGTCTCTGAGCGGAACAGCCTCTGTAAAGCAACCGAAAATGTCCAGTACGTATTCCAGGACTTTTTTGGAAGAAGAAGCGGGTGCGTTTCCGAAGATATGCTGCAGTCTTTCTACACCAAGTTCATCACCGGCCAGATTGCGGCTTTCTACAAGACAGTCAGTATATAGAAGAAAATATGTATCTTTTTCTACATGATATTCTATTGTTTTACAGCCCGAAGGAAGAAGTCCGTCCATTCCCAAAAACATTCCCCTGAAGGCGCCGTCTGTTCCGCCAAGAACAGAAACTTCACTTTTTGAAGATTTGTCTGTTGTTTTTACAAGAACATCAGTATGTCCGCAGTTGACATATTCCACCTGGTTATCTTTTACCCTCAAAAAAAGTCCCGTCAGGTAGTTTTCGACCATTCCCTTCTCTTTTGTAAGCATTTCATTAAAGCGGCGGGCTACTGTTTCCAAAGGTTCTTTTCTTCCCTGCATAAAGGTTCTTTCGGCAATATATTTTGAAAGAATTCCAACCAGTCCTGATGCAACACCGTGGCCTGACACATCAAAAAGACCTGTTCCCACAAAGTCCCCGTTTTTGTTGTAATAAAAATCGTAGACATCGCCCGAAACAGAAGACATCGGGCGAAAGTAAAATGCACAGTCCCATTCGTCAGTTGAAGGTGCCTTTGACGGATAAAAACTTTTCTGAACAGTTTCGGCCATGCGCATGTCCCTTTCGTGAACAATCTGCTGTTCCTGCAGAAGGCGGTTTTTTCGGCTTATTTCGCGTGTACGCTCGGTTACTTCGACAGAAACAATGCTGTCCAGAAGTTCCTTGATGGTAACTATTCCAAGGTAAATTCCGTTTTCGCTTATTACAATCGGGTCATAAATGCTTTTTTCACTTCTTGACATAGCCTTGTTTGCGGCAATTTCTACGGCTTCAGAAGAATCAAGTGTAATAAAATCGCGGATCATTATATCTTTTACAAGTTTTCTTGAATTGAGCCCAAACCCGTACTGGCCTCCAAGAAGGTCCGAAAGAAACGCCCTGGGCATAATTCCAAGAAT
Proteins encoded in this window:
- a CDS encoding PTS sugar transporter subunit IIA, which produces MILSRIFSKECILLNLESEDKDELFEEMTQALVSANPGLDRNKVLSALHERESKMSTGIMHGIAVPHGTCASVKGCIGALGISRSGIDYESLDGSPVHLVFMVLCGENEDDLHLKVLKDLASALQNPEFSKNIEEKKSAQDVYDFLCGFDKS
- a CDS encoding V-type ATP synthase subunit I — protein: MARTTAMRLVELMVLREDIHAVLKYLGELGEFQFQQDLTGASASSGEHLNPDGAIFSRLEQVRTALDIPDLTEYKEKLSVPSTEDESEAVKIIDSVEELHKKEVEASEMLRRVTSDYSEAQAFSNLKVSYSELESLSFLTLRIGKIDPAKFDALKEKVGARATIVKLGDDGSRILAASSKKARFALDADLKEFGFVELSVPKDFKGIPEDVLISLKNKKTEAVQKLSEIQEERKNFAETHKKELLHLLQVYSVGSQIHAVEGNLESTEFVYRITGWIPAYESRQVMKDLDELTKGHTGIREFLPHEVESVASGQEKVPVQLKHGKLISSFERLIFSYGSPLYGTVDPTPFVAIFFTVLFGIMFGDAGQGFVFLILGILMACKVVKLAGWEKFALVFISIGVSSTIMGLLTGEFFANATVLVPFSRWVTGLFGTPRDTILELMPSGNPESIKRMFMFFGFTIAVGFVINTCGIIINIINQFALGKKGKAVFGKTGLTGAIFFWYVIVFAVRVALFGHSPALYDWIVMGVSLFLTAFGEPFERLVDGERPVLENGLFSAVIAAIVEIIEVISSYLSNTVSFLRVGAFALAHAVLGYIIEMMVEIVPPAGGILVSIIGNGIVIVLEGMIVAIQVVRLQYYEFFSKFFSETGREFKPFRFEYKSAVQA
- a CDS encoding V-type ATP synthase subunit F: MEYFVIGEREIVLAFMLVGVKGQTAVNRSEALNAFMRVTGQSASVDSPAEQDRPKVLILTEDVSDMLSPEVRDWQMKGSSPLIVEIPGLGGHIEGRKTLTDAIREAVGIQV
- a CDS encoding V0D/AC39 family V-type ATPase subunit, which codes for MAMDKSAADSYVYAKASGMLARSFVGARSERLFSAKSLQELWTLLFKKEIPAVPETLFAKALEKQAADKFISDFKSLLQNYSKPSPVLLSLLSFYDYDNLKEFAAALCLKEKKIPSYQSIAPFNLIDYSKWPDLAAITCGGPLEWYNTVPELSEQKNLDYKLDCQYTQSLWNSLRHIDSECRSDLKNLIGDKLNMNNALWALRLKLYYDMSREEILDNLIYSTDEKSENDPLVLSALEIIDKDTDDWESWKNWKYAELLNPHEEGVVWTVDARWISNAYKHVYLERARRLFHRHPFTECPLVCWFIIKRNELDNIRMASESLRLNISSIQAMQMAGISEVKNG
- the secG gene encoding preprotein translocase subunit SecG; the encoded protein is MGVVRTILLVAFVIICVLLVLLVLVQNEDNNGMGSAFGGGQSAAFGAHSASVLTKTTGVFVALFFIVAFSLSLLNKAPARASLDDAAVQVQGAEETASSSDSNWIDQELENEVPQQTISDPSAKKTE
- a CDS encoding ATP synthase subunit C; this translates as MSRKFLLVLSMMMAVCVAGIFAQTAEPAQTEAAAEQTVETQAPAEKSDIGSSIKYIAAAVAVGIACIGGGAAVGKIGAAAMGAMSENAELSGKALPFVGLAEGICLWGFLVALFIIIM
- a CDS encoding EAL domain-containing protein, with amino-acid sequence MDFDEINRRSVEAVFQPIVSLENGDILGYEAFTRIDGECVSGIFKELDDRNKIWDLEKLCRKAILKTAAMMGIHRRIFINVYPCAEECSGSHQDYTKGLFERYRIDPRNIVLELTEGLQSEKEKILSDIMMLYRQHGFKVALDNVGRAYSGLESICSLNPDYIKLDKDIIRGIETNPIRQSMIKSLVSFSSDSGIGLTAVGVETSQELDTLLTLGVRFAQGDFIAEVSLAPQKVSPAAYSRIIAYQKNLAVLRGKSAAEAKKAVGSKKKASNIQVAKELQGATDPSLVSGRKIGELAAPGITVFSDMPVTDLMSLFHTNDNCTIATVVDVDRRILGIMPRAFLSDLLGGQYGFGLNSRKLVKDIMIRDFITLDSSEAVEIAANKAMSRSEKSIYDPIVISENGIYLGIVTIKELLDSIVSVEVTERTREISRKNRLLQEQQIVHERDMRMAETVQKSFYPSKAPSTDEWDCAFYFRPMSSVSGDVYDFYYNKNGDFVGTGLFDVSGHGVASGLVGILSKYIAERTFMQGRKEPLETVARRFNEMLTKEKGMVENYLTGLFLRVKDNQVEYVNCGHTDVLVKTTDKSSKSEVSVLGGTDGAFRGMFLGMDGLLPSGCKTIEYHVEKDTYFLLYTDCLVESRNLAGDELGVERLQHIFGNAPASSSKKVLEYVLDIFGCFTEAVPLRDDLTVIVLKYKGK
- a CDS encoding V-type ATP synthase subunit A, with amino-acid sequence MIEGKITRISGPIVYAEGLDGCGLYDVVDVGEKKLIGEIIRQSEGNATIQVYEDVSGMHVGERVVSNERPLSLKLGPGLVGTIYDGIQRPLKEMYESGGAFLLPGQRTDAIDTKRKWDFTPAQHPSDGSEIKEGSSIAPGMVLGTVQETGSVLHKIMVPPTIRGRVLSSFAGKGSYTVDEVIATTELDEKITMSQYWPLRKPRPFAHKLEVSQPLVTGLRVIDVFFPLSKGGTAAIPGGFGTGKTMTQHAIAKWCDADLIVYIGCGERGNEMTDVLTDFPKLIDPRTGRSLMERTILIANTSNMPVAAREVSLYSGITLAEYYRDMGMHVAIMADSTSRWAEALRELSGRMEEMPAEEGFPAYLPTRLAEFYERAGRVDSLCGKEGSVSVIGAVSPPGGDFSEPVTQHTKRFIRCFWALDRELANARHYPAIGWIDSYSEYADEIRSWWDKFDPRWASIRVQALDLLKREQRLQQIVRLIGADALPDADRLVLTACELIKNGFLQQDQFDKVDAYSVPEKQIQILILIMNYYEKALAVVKAGCPLLKVVELPVRAEILRAKSEVANDNLDKLTEIQGHLENQMAELERMYRKDAAV